GGAGAACCGCCCGAACAGGACGGCAACGTCAGACGCGTGGACGGCCTCACCGGCAAGACGCTGCCGCCGCGCGCGATGTGCGCCACGTCGTACCTGGTGCAGATTGCCAACCAGCAGGTTGCCGTGGACAAGCCGTTTTTCCAGGTGATCGTGCCCGTCGAAGAGCTTCGCCAGGGGCTCAAGATCACGGCTCCTGCGAAGATCACGAAGGTCACCCACGACAAGATCCTCTTCCCACGGATAGAGAAGTTCTCAACCCGTACCGAGTACACGTTGGAAGGTGAAGCGACTCACGTGGTCCGCGACGTTCCGAAGGACCCCGAGGAGGCCGTGCCCGTCACCTTCACCTACACGGCGAAGGTGACCGAACTTCCCGACAGTGAACGGCAACAAGTGCCATAGAGGAGACCGCCATGCACGCAGACGAGAAAGACCGACTGACGCTACCGCGAGTGGAGAGCCAAGACGCGCCGCCCCGGGCACCCGAACCGGAATGGTCGAACCCCGACCGCGTCCCCGGCAGCATCATCCTGCACGTGAGCGGCCCACCCACCCTCAACCCCGCCGAGTTCCTCCGTTTGGAGGCTCTGGCCCCCATGATCTAGCCGCCACAGCGGCAATGTCCTTTCTTCCAAACCGGCCCCCGCCGGTTTTTCCATTTTGTTACATGTCTCTTAGTGATCACTTAGAGAGAAAGATCAGGCGAGAGGACTTTTTGTTCTTACTTTAGAGATATTTTCAGTCAACCCCACTTATCCTCACTTAGTGATCACTTAGAGAGAAAGCGGGCATGATGACTTAGAGAGCAAATGAGAGGCTTCGTCGCTTGCAAAAATCAAAATTTCCTGCTAGGTTCCCCTTATTCCAAGCCGGTGCTTGGATGGAGGACCTTGCCATGTCTGTGCGACCCGACCCCAACCTCTCCACCGAGGCCAACCGGATCGGAATCACCCGTCTCGAATCGGAGGCTGCCTGGCACGACTTCCGGCGCCTGTCCCAACTGCTCACCACGCATCTCGTGACCTTCCTGCGCGGGATCCACAACCAAGACCCCCGCAACATGGGGCTCGCAGTGTCGCGCCTCTCCGCCAACGCGATCACCCTCTACATCACCCGCAACTGCAACGTACGAGAGGTGGCCGCGGGTCTGGAGATGCTCGATATCTCCTCTCGGGAGGAACGGCGCGTCAGCTTCTCCATCGTCGTCCGCGACGGCGCGCTCTGGGTCATGGACACCGATGGGGTCCGCAGTGGGAGCTCCTTCGACGAGATCCACGATGCGCTCCTCGCGCAGATCTGCGACTGGCTCCGCTTCCCCGTCCCCCCGCACCTCCTGCGCAACCGGCTCCGCGTCGAGCAGGGTCCGACCCCCTAGCCAGACCCTCCCGCTCTTGTCACCGGTCTCGACCACCCCTCGGTGGTCTTTCCATTTAAATTCAAACTTATCCCTATTAAGGGTCAGACCCTTGATGGGGATAAGTCCTATTCCATAGCCTCGGCCAGTCGCTCAAGCGCCAAAATGAATGCTCCTCGGCGGAGGTCCGTCTTCGCCGCTGTCGCACGATCAAAAACGGCACGAGCCTGCTCGCGCATAAGCGGTTCTAATTTTGCAAAAACGTCCACTTCGCTCCAGTGCTCTCCTTGTAAGTTTTGTTCCCACTCGAAATACGATCCAGTGACGCCGCCGGAGTTCGCCAAAATATCCGGAACCACCGGGATCCCGCGGGCAAACAGGATGTCATCCGCCTCCACATTCGTGGGGCCGTTCGCAAGCTCAAAGATGACGCTCGCCCGTATCGCCGCCGCGTTGTCCTTTGTGATTTGATTTTCAAGCGCCGCGGGAATCAGCACGTCGCAATCGCTTGTGAGAAGTTCCGCGTTTGAGATGGTCTGCGACCCCGCAAAGCCCGTGACGGATTCCGTGGTTTTCTTGTGCGCCTCAAGATCTGCCGGATCAATCCCGTCTGCTTTGTAGATTGCTCCTTTGGAGTCAGACGCCGCAGTAAGCGTGTGTCCCGCTTGCGTCCAGAGATACGCGGCGTGGAGTCCTGCATTTCCAAACCCTTGAATAGCTACGCGACAGTGCTCCGGCAAACTCAAACGCCCGCGCAATTCTTCAAACACATAAAACCCGCCTTGCGCAGTGGACGTTCCACGTCCCTCCGATCCGCCGTGCTCAATCGGTTTACCCGTGATCACTGCTCCGCTCATGTCCCCCGTGATTTTTCCAAACTCGTCCGACATCCACGCCATGATCTCCGGCGTCGTGTTCACGTCGGGCGCCGGAACATCCTTGCGAGGTCCGAGCACATCGGCCAGGGCGCGCACCCACCCACGCGACAAACGTTCAAGTTCTCCTTTGGATAACGTTTTGGGGTTCACCGTTACGCCTCCTTTGCCCCCACCCATCGGAATCCCTGCGACGGCGCACTTCATCGTCATCCAAAGAGAGAGCGCCCGCACTTCGTTGATCTCTACTTGTTCGTGATAGCGAATCCCTCCTTTGTAAGGACCGCGAGCGTTGTTGTGCTCTACGCGAAAACCCGTAAACATTCGTAGCGTGCCGTCATCCATACGCACCGGGATGGAAACCATGATCTCCCGGTCGGGGTGGCGTAGACGCTCAAGCACGTCATGAGGAAGATGCGTGAGAGATGCGGCACGGTCAAGTTGTGTAAGGGCAGTTTCAAATGCAGACATAGAGAGTGTAGTGAAGACAATAGGAAGATACTATTCCTCCTGAGCCGACAGCCACCGTTCCACATCCATCGCCGCCATGCAGCCCATACCGGCGGCAGTCACTGCCTGGCGATAGACGTGATCCGAGACATCCCCTGCCACAAACACACCCGGAATCGCCGTAGCACTTGAATCCGGTTTGTGCACAAGATACCCCTTCACATCGAGTTCAAGTTGGCCCCGGAACAACTCGGTATTCGGCTTGTGCCCAATCGCCGCAAAATATCCCTGTACGCCAAGCTCGGAGATCTCCTTCGTTTGACTGTTCATGATCCGCACGCCCGTTACGTGGTCCTCTCCAAGAACTTCTTGCGCCTCTGTGTTGAACAACACCTGAATCTTCGGGTTGGAGAATACCCTCTGCTGCATGATCTTGCTTGCTTTCATCTCCTCTTTACGCACTAATACATATGCCTTGTTGACGAATTTCGTGAGAAATGTGGATTCTTCCGCCGCCGAATCTCCCCCGCCAATCACAACCACATCCTTGCCTTTAAAGAAAAACCCGTCGCATGTCGCGCAGGCCGAAACACCCTTTCCCATCAATCGCTCTTCTCCGGGAATACCGAGCCACATGGCTGAAGCACCCGTGGCCACAATTACCGCTTCCGCTTCATGTGTCTCTTTTGCCGTGGAGATGGCAAACGGTCGCTTGGAAAAATCCACCGCCGTGACCTGTTCAGAAATTACCTTCGTGCCAAATCGAACCGCTTGCTGTTTGAACTGCTCCATGAGTTCGGGCCCCATGATACCACCCGGAAACCCGGGGTAATTTTCTACTTCAGAAGTAATAGTGAGTTGTCCGCCCGGCTGCGGCCCCTCAAATAAGACCGTGGGAATTTCCGCACGCGTGGCATACAGCGCCGCCGTCCAGCCCGCCGGTCCCGCACCGATAATCATGAGCTTGGACGTCATACTAGACGTGTGCAGAAACCTTCTCCATCATCTGCTCTTTACTCACGGCGCCGGAAAATTGCTCAACTACTCGGCCACCCTTGAAAATAAGAAACGTTGGAATGGAAAGAATATTGAATTGCTGTGCCAAGTCCCCTTGTTCATCCACGTTCACTTTCCCCACGGTAAGCTTTCCTGCGAGGTCTTTTGCCACTTCCTCCACAATGGGACCAACCACTTTGCACGGGCCGCACCACGGCGCCCAAAAATCCACGAGCACCGGCCCTGAAGCTTGGAGCACTTCTTGAGTAAAGTTCTGCGAGGTAAGAGTGAGAGGCATAGAGGAAAATAAAAAGCAGAGGTATGGTAATCCAAACCTCTGCGGGGTGCAACACACTTATCGAGAAGCAAATCCGGGGATTTCCAGTTTGCGACCCTGATACTCTTCTTCGTAAAACTCTACACGGTCACCGGGTTCCGCTTTTACCTTTCCTTTATAGGAAATACCGAACTCCTCGCCCGGTTGAACGGACTTCACAACTCTGGCCCCCGTCTTCATTTCAAGCACACTACCTTCTCCGATAATTTCCGTGCCGCGGAACATGCGCATCTTGGCTCCGGGTTTCGCCGTCCCGTTTTTGAGACGCCCGCCCACAATCCATCCGTGTTCGATTTTACGAAACGCCGCGAGAACCTCCATATCGCCAAGCTCGCGGATGACATAGGCGTCCGGAAGCATCTCCTGCAAACGGCGGAGCACATCCTCGACAATTTTATAGATGATTTTCTCTACAAACAGTTCTACTTTTTTGTCCCGGGCAAATGCTTCCGCCCCCGGCGTAGGCGCGACACCAAACGCATAGACAATCGCATGGGATGCTTCGGCGTTTTGCACATCCGATTCCGTCACATTGCCCAGTCCACGCGACACCACCGTCACCCCCACATCGGGGTGCTCAATACGGTCGAAGAGTCCAAGCAGGGCCTCGAGCGATCCAAGAACATCCGCTTTCACCAGCACGGGAAGCAGCTTCTTCTCTCCTTGTTCCGTCGTACCGGAGATCTTGGAAGCCGTCATCTCCACAAGCTGGCCGGACCCTGCAGAGTGCTCAAACTTCTCGCGGCGCAGGATTTTTTCATTCTCCGCCACCTCCATAATATCCCCCACCGACGGCGTCGTCTTCCAACCAAGCACTTTCACAGGTGTTGATGGGGGGGCTTCCTTCACCTCAACCATGCGCCAATTTTTCATAGCGCGGACTTTGCCATAGTGGACACCACGGATTCCAAGCACGTCGCCCACGCGAAGCGTCCCCGACTGCACAAGCACCGTTGCCACCGGCCCCTGCCCCTTATCAATATGCGAGTCAATGATCGTTCCCACAGCCGACGTAGCGGGATTCGCGCTAATGGTTTCTTTTTCCATTTCGGCCACAAGCAAAACCATGTCGAGAAGTTTATCGATGTTTGTTCCCTGCTTGGCGGAGAGAGGCACGGTAATCACTTTGCCGCCCCACTCATCGGGCAAAAGATTACGCTCCGACAATTGCGTAAGCACCCGCTGTACGT
This genomic stretch from Candidatus Uhrbacteria bacterium harbors:
- the trxA gene encoding thioredoxin, which encodes MPLTLTSQNFTQEVLQASGPVLVDFWAPWCGPCKVVGPIVEEVAKDLAGKLTVGKVNVDEQGDLAQQFNILSIPTFLIFKGGRVVEQFSGAVSKEQMMEKVSAHV
- a CDS encoding translation initiation factor IF-2, whose product is MNITELARRLNATPEELYRRLPELGFSIGRRAIKVDNRIASQIQNAWSEMRRRERLKERMEAQKATQERKEVVKDKNVTLPPVLTVREFAERLQLPIARVMQELMRAGILASLNENIDFDTAAILAGDLGYEATREATTSETSKAEEVEHQHLEEVLRESRAAGSARSPVVVVMGHVDHGKTKLLDAIRKTDVVATEAGGITQHIGAYQVEYQSKEGGKSPLTFIDTPGHEAFTVMRSRGAKVADIAILVIAADDGIRPQTIEALDIILAAKMPFVVAINKIDVPGADVQRVLTQLSERNLLPDEWGGKVITVPLSAKQGTNIDKLLDMVLLVAEMEKETISANPATSAVGTIIDSHIDKGQGPVATVLVQSGTLRVGDVLGIRGVHYGKVRAMKNWRMVEVKEAPPSTPVKVLGWKTTPSVGDIMEVAENEKILRREKFEHSAGSGQLVEMTASKISGTTEQGEKKLLPVLVKADVLGSLEALLGLFDRIEHPDVGVTVVSRGLGNVTESDVQNAEASHAIVYAFGVAPTPGAEAFARDKKVELFVEKIIYKIVEDVLRRLQEMLPDAYVIRELGDMEVLAAFRKIEHGWIVGGRLKNGTAKPGAKMRMFRGTEIIGEGSVLEMKTGARVVKSVQPGEEFGISYKGKVKAEPGDRVEFYEEEYQGRKLEIPGFASR
- a CDS encoding Glu/Leu/Phe/Val dehydrogenase, giving the protein MSAFETALTQLDRAASLTHLPHDVLERLRHPDREIMVSIPVRMDDGTLRMFTGFRVEHNNARGPYKGGIRYHEQVEINEVRALSLWMTMKCAVAGIPMGGGKGGVTVNPKTLSKGELERLSRGWVRALADVLGPRKDVPAPDVNTTPEIMAWMSDEFGKITGDMSGAVITGKPIEHGGSEGRGTSTAQGGFYVFEELRGRLSLPEHCRVAIQGFGNAGLHAAYLWTQAGHTLTAASDSKGAIYKADGIDPADLEAHKKTTESVTGFAGSQTISNAELLTSDCDVLIPAALENQITKDNAAAIRASVIFELANGPTNVEADDILFARGIPVVPDILANSGGVTGSYFEWEQNLQGEHWSEVDVFAKLEPLMREQARAVFDRATAAKTDLRRGAFILALERLAEAME
- the trxB gene encoding thioredoxin-disulfide reductase; the encoded protein is MTSKLMIIGAGPAGWTAALYATRAEIPTVLFEGPQPGGQLTITSEVENYPGFPGGIMGPELMEQFKQQAVRFGTKVISEQVTAVDFSKRPFAISTAKETHEAEAVIVATGASAMWLGIPGEERLMGKGVSACATCDGFFFKGKDVVVIGGGDSAAEESTFLTKFVNKAYVLVRKEEMKASKIMQQRVFSNPKIQVLFNTEAQEVLGEDHVTGVRIMNSQTKEISELGVQGYFAAIGHKPNTELFRGQLELDVKGYLVHKPDSSATAIPGVFVAGDVSDHVYRQAVTAAGMGCMAAMDVERWLSAQEE